The Polypterus senegalus isolate Bchr_013 chromosome 1, ASM1683550v1, whole genome shotgun sequence genome includes a window with the following:
- the tlx1 gene encoding T-cell leukemia homeobox protein 1 isoform X2 — MDHIATHHIHQTHAEPISFGIDQILNNPDQGSCMISNSRLQDSDYGLGCIVSSAYNTVTGNYNTNNTGGYNNSACSMASLTGSYNVNMGMNMNGNNLNSAGVIRVPAHRPLSNAHQSISTGMPTVPSMGTMNSMNNLTGLTFPWMESNRRYTKDRFTGHPYQNRTPPKKKKPRTSFTRLQICELEKRFHRQKYLASAERAALAKALKMTDAQVKTWFQNRRTKWRRQTAEEREAERQQANRILMQLQQEAFQKTLNQPVQPDPICLHNSSLYALQNLQPWTDNTERTIDGLSSSDITSGFWSI; from the exons ATGGATCACATAGCGACCCATCATATCCACCAAACCCACGCAGAACCTATCAGCTTTGGTATCGATCAAATTTTAAACAACCCGGATCAGGGAAGTTGCATGATATCTAACTCCAGACTTCAAGATTCCGACTACGGCTTGGGATGCATTGTCAGCAGTGCCTACAACACGGTGACCGGCAACTACAACACAAACAACACTGGGGGATACAATAACAGTGCGTGTAGCATGGCATCGTTAACTGGGTCTTACAATGTCAACATGGGCATGAACATGAATGGAAATAATTTGAACTCGGCAGGAGTAATCCGCGTTCCTGCTCACAGACCTTTAAGTAACGCTCACCAGTCCATTTCAACGGGCATGCCCACCGTACCCAGTATGGGCACTATGAACAGTATGAACAATCTTACTGGACTGACATTTCCTTGGATGGAAAGTAACAGAAGATACACGAAGGACAGATTCACAG GTCACCCGTACCAGAATCGGACGCctccaaagaagaaaaagccCAGGACATCGTTCACCAGACTGCAGATATGTGAACTGGAGAAAAGGTTTCATCGACAGAAGTATTTGGCCTCCGCAGAAAGAGCCGCCCTGGCAAAGGCGCTCAAAATGACAGACGCTCAGGTCAAAACCTGGTTCCAAAATAGGAGAACAAAATGGag GAGACAAACTGCGGAAGAAAGGGAAGCCGAGAGACAGCAGGCCAATCGTATCTTAATGCAACTGCAGCAAGAAGCCTTCCAAAAAACTCTTAATCAGCCGGTGCAGCCGGACCCCATCTGCCTTCACAACTCCTCGCTTTACGCGCTCCAGAACCTGCAGCCCTGGACAGACAACACCG
- the tlx1 gene encoding T-cell leukemia homeobox protein 1 isoform X3, with protein MDHIATHHIHQTHAEPISFGIDQILNNPDQGSCMISNSRLQDSDYGLGCIVSSAYNTVTGNYNTNNTGGYNNSACSMASLTGSYNVNMGMNMNGNNLNSAGVIRVPAHRPLSNAHQSISTGMPTVPSMGTMNSMNNLTGLTFPWMESNRRYTKDRFTGHPYQNRTPPKKKKPRTSFTRLQICELEKRFHRQKYLASAERAALAKALKMTDAQVKTWFQNRRTKWRRQTAEEREAERQQANRILMQLQQEAFQKTLNQPVQPDPICLHNSSLYALQNLQPWTDNTGKITSVTSVAASCE; from the exons ATGGATCACATAGCGACCCATCATATCCACCAAACCCACGCAGAACCTATCAGCTTTGGTATCGATCAAATTTTAAACAACCCGGATCAGGGAAGTTGCATGATATCTAACTCCAGACTTCAAGATTCCGACTACGGCTTGGGATGCATTGTCAGCAGTGCCTACAACACGGTGACCGGCAACTACAACACAAACAACACTGGGGGATACAATAACAGTGCGTGTAGCATGGCATCGTTAACTGGGTCTTACAATGTCAACATGGGCATGAACATGAATGGAAATAATTTGAACTCGGCAGGAGTAATCCGCGTTCCTGCTCACAGACCTTTAAGTAACGCTCACCAGTCCATTTCAACGGGCATGCCCACCGTACCCAGTATGGGCACTATGAACAGTATGAACAATCTTACTGGACTGACATTTCCTTGGATGGAAAGTAACAGAAGATACACGAAGGACAGATTCACAG GTCACCCGTACCAGAATCGGACGCctccaaagaagaaaaagccCAGGACATCGTTCACCAGACTGCAGATATGTGAACTGGAGAAAAGGTTTCATCGACAGAAGTATTTGGCCTCCGCAGAAAGAGCCGCCCTGGCAAAGGCGCTCAAAATGACAGACGCTCAGGTCAAAACCTGGTTCCAAAATAGGAGAACAAAATGGag GAGACAAACTGCGGAAGAAAGGGAAGCCGAGAGACAGCAGGCCAATCGTATCTTAATGCAACTGCAGCAAGAAGCCTTCCAAAAAACTCTTAATCAGCCGGTGCAGCCGGACCCCATCTGCCTTCACAACTCCTCGCTTTACGCGCTCCAGAACCTGCAGCCCTGGACAGACAACACCGGTAAAATCACGAGCGTAACTTCGGTGGCGGCTTCCTGCGAATGA
- the tlx1 gene encoding T-cell leukemia homeobox protein 1 isoform X1 yields the protein MDHIATHHIHQTHAEPISFGIDQILNNPDQGSCMISNSRLQDSDYGLGCIVSSAYNTVTGNYNTNNTGGYNNSACSMASLTGSYNVNMGMNMNGNNLNSAGVIRVPAHRPLSNAHQSISTGMPTVPSMGTMNSMNNLTGLTFPWMESNRRYTKDRFTVALSPFTVTRRIGHPYQNRTPPKKKKPRTSFTRLQICELEKRFHRQKYLASAERAALAKALKMTDAQVKTWFQNRRTKWRRQTAEEREAERQQANRILMQLQQEAFQKTLNQPVQPDPICLHNSSLYALQNLQPWTDNTERTIDGLSSSDITSGFWSI from the exons ATGGATCACATAGCGACCCATCATATCCACCAAACCCACGCAGAACCTATCAGCTTTGGTATCGATCAAATTTTAAACAACCCGGATCAGGGAAGTTGCATGATATCTAACTCCAGACTTCAAGATTCCGACTACGGCTTGGGATGCATTGTCAGCAGTGCCTACAACACGGTGACCGGCAACTACAACACAAACAACACTGGGGGATACAATAACAGTGCGTGTAGCATGGCATCGTTAACTGGGTCTTACAATGTCAACATGGGCATGAACATGAATGGAAATAATTTGAACTCGGCAGGAGTAATCCGCGTTCCTGCTCACAGACCTTTAAGTAACGCTCACCAGTCCATTTCAACGGGCATGCCCACCGTACCCAGTATGGGCACTATGAACAGTATGAACAATCTTACTGGACTGACATTTCCTTGGATGGAAAGTAACAGAAGATACACGAAGGACAGATTCACAG TGGCGCTCTCACCCTTCACTGTAACACGCCGTATAGGTCACCCGTACCAGAATCGGACGCctccaaagaagaaaaagccCAGGACATCGTTCACCAGACTGCAGATATGTGAACTGGAGAAAAGGTTTCATCGACAGAAGTATTTGGCCTCCGCAGAAAGAGCCGCCCTGGCAAAGGCGCTCAAAATGACAGACGCTCAGGTCAAAACCTGGTTCCAAAATAGGAGAACAAAATGGag GAGACAAACTGCGGAAGAAAGGGAAGCCGAGAGACAGCAGGCCAATCGTATCTTAATGCAACTGCAGCAAGAAGCCTTCCAAAAAACTCTTAATCAGCCGGTGCAGCCGGACCCCATCTGCCTTCACAACTCCTCGCTTTACGCGCTCCAGAACCTGCAGCCCTGGACAGACAACACCG